Genomic segment of Prochlorococcus marinus CUG1433:
ATTAATTTCTTTAAGATAATTTTTTTGATCCACAACTAATTTTAAACCACCATTGTATAAAACCTCACCCCCCAATTTTTTTTTAAAATTGTCAATACCGTCATTCTTCCTAACTCCCCCTCCTAAAAAGAATGTTTTAAAGCCTAATGATTTCAAAAAAATTATTTCATTCCACAACATCAAATAACCATAAGAATAACCATTATTTTTAGAAGCAGCAAAAACAAAATCGGCATTATCATTTTTTTGGTTAATACCAATTAAATGCATTAATTGAATTTCTTTATTAACTTTTAAACAAAATAAAAAATTATTATCAAGTTTAAGGATTTCTTTCATAAAAAATGAGTTTATAAATTGACTATTATTAGCGCCAACAGAAGACATAAAATTACTATAGAGTTCAAAAAAATAATTTTCTTCTTCTTTTGTTGCAATATTAAATTCATAAAAAGATTTACTTAATTCGGTATTTTTTCTATTTTTTTTACTAATATTTTTTTTAAGTTGATCCTCAGTATTTTTTAGATCAATATAGTAACTATTTAATCTCTCAGAAAAAATATCTTTTAACTTATTAGGAAACGCTTCTTTTAAATTAAATTTACTTATTAATGGCAAGTATAGAGTTGTGATATTTTTTAATGATATTTCTTCAATTATTTTTTCGAGCTTATCAATTGAAGAACTACTAATAATATTGAAAGAGGAATATGAGTTTACAGGTAAATAATTTGTAGTTTCATTAAATCGATATTCTAGAAACTTTAAATTAAATATATTTTCTTTGCTTTGATTCAAAGAGACCAATTCTTTATTTTTAAATTTCGAATAAATTTTTAATATTTCATCTGTATTATACCAATTATCCAAGTTATTCATTTTTATCTAGAAGTACAAATAACTGTCCAATAAAACTCTTCAAGGCCCCACCAGTTATTCTCACAAAAGCCAATTTTGAACCCTTCAAATTTTTGACTTAAGAGATTGATAATTTCAGTATCAGTTTCAAAAAATTTTATTTTCAATCCATTTCTAATTCTCAATGGGTCATCTTTTACAACTGCATAATTATCTTTAAGAATTTCGGCATTTTTCAAAAGATAACTTTTATTTGTTGGAATAGAAAAAATAAATCGACCACCCTTTTTTATAATTCTACTAATCTCATTTAAATTTGAGCTAAAGGAATCATTATTGTTTAGATAATAAAATGAATGACATGCAACTATACAATCAAAGAATTCTTTTTGAAAGTTACTATTACTATTATTGCCAACTTGCAAAATAGCTTTGTAATTATTGAATTCTAAATTTTTAGAACAAAATTCCAAAATTTCTTTATTAATTTCTAGTCCATATACTCTATATCCTAAATCACTAAGAAAAGGTATATTTCTTCCATCACCACAACCCAAGTCCAAAACTTTTTTACCTTTATAAAAAGTTTTATCATTTGGTTTTAAATTAGGATAGGTTCCTAAAAAAGACCTTACAACGAATTCAGTTGGATATAGTTTTGAAAGTTTTTTCCCTTTATAATATTTTGTATATTGAAGATAAATATCTTTATTAATCATTAGAAAGATTATTTGTATAATTTTAAATTAAATGGTTTTAGTTTTAGGTCAAGATTAATACTTTAGGAGTAATTTTTATAGTCACTGAAAAAATTTTATTCATTACACAATAACAATTAATCTCGTTTTTGTGATTAGAAAAATTTAAGCTGGAGGAAAATATATTTTCACAAAAATCAAATATATTGCATATGCTCATAACATTTTCTTCCACAATTGAAAATAAGATCTAATATTGATAGATTATCTACAAAACCACCCCATAGCTGTCTATAACTCCCATATTTAGAATAGTTAATATATGATAATTTTATTTTATTTTCTTTAAATATATTTTGGTCAATATAATTTTTTGCTGATGGGCCGGTAACATATTCGCAGGCATTTAAATCTTTGCATATATTAACCAATCTTTCTGTTTTCCCATTTTTTAAATTAAATTCAGAAGAATCTCTGATTTTAGTAGTAATTTCAAGATAATTACAAATCAATTCAATTAATCTTCTATTCAATTCCGAAAGATAAATATAGTTTTCTTCAAAGTATATTTTCTCAAGTTCTGATGATAAATCTTCAAAAAAAGGTGCTTTTGAATAACTTGATTTTAAACTTTTCCAGTGACTATTTTTCCAAGATTGACCATCTATTTCTGCTTCTTTAATTTTTTGAAAATATTTTCCTTTAACTTTTACTGGAATACTAAGCCAAAGTGGACCATCTTTTGTTTTTATCTTGTTTCTATTTCTCCAATCACGTTTTGTATATTGCATATCATCAAAAATTATAAATTCGTCTACAGAAGCTATTAAATCAAAATAACCTCTCCAAGGAATATAGTTTGACTGAGATATAGCTATTTTTTTCACTAATTTG
This window contains:
- a CDS encoding class I SAM-dependent methyltransferase, with protein sequence MINKDIYLQYTKYYKGKKLSKLYPTEFVVRSFLGTYPNLKPNDKTFYKGKKVLDLGCGDGRNIPFLSDLGYRVYGLEINKEILEFCSKNLEFNNYKAILQVGNNSNSNFQKEFFDCIVACHSFYYLNNNDSFSSNLNEISRIIKKGGRFIFSIPTNKSYLLKNAEILKDNYAVVKDDPLRIRNGLKIKFFETDTEIINLLSQKFEGFKIGFCENNWWGLEEFYWTVICTSR
- a CDS encoding WbqC family protein, encoding MKKIAISQSNYIPWRGYFDLIASVDEFIIFDDMQYTKRDWRNRNKIKTKDGPLWLSIPVKVKGKYFQKIKEAEIDGQSWKNSHWKSLKSSYSKAPFFEDLSSELEKIYFEENYIYLSELNRRLIELICNYLEITTKIRDSSEFNLKNGKTERLVNICKDLNACEYVTGPSAKNYIDQNIFKENKIKLSYINYSKYGSYRQLWGGFVDNLSILDLIFNCGRKCYEHMQYI